Sequence from the Cytophagales bacterium genome:
ACCTCGATTTTATCGGGGCAGGTAACAAATATTTTCATTTTTGATAGTGTAAACAAAAAAGCCCCGCTATCTTTTCGGAGCATTTTAATTAGTAAATCACCAAATGATTTGGTACCCGGGGCGGGACTTGAACCCGCACGGACTTTACAGCCCACAGGATTTTAAGTCCTGCGTGTCTACCAATTCCACCACCCGGGCAATGTTTATTTGGTGATTTGGTATATATGGAGATTTAGTGATTTGGGGAATTGTCAATTACTGATTTTATGATAAATCACAAAATGAATATTGAGCGAGAAACGGGATTCGAACCCGCGACCCCGACCTTGGCAAGGTCGTGCTCTACCAGCTGAGCTATTCTCGCTTATTGTTACACCGGTGCAAATATACGAATTAATACTAAGTAATACTAATGAAAACCGGCATCCAACTGCTTTTATATTGTCTATTTCTTTATTCGTATATTTGTATCGTTTAATTTTTTTTTCTATTTCAAATTTATTATAATTGCAAAATTTAAAATTCCCAAACAAAAATGATTCAAGTACCGAATTCATTGGTCATTGTATTTTGTGCTTTGGTGACCTGTTATCTGACCTATAGATATATAACCATATTCGTTGTAGTGGGTTCATTGATAATTTTATTTATTTCAAAGTTCTTTTTATACGTCTCGAATTTCTTTATGTACATTGCAAAATTTCTTTCGATGATATCAAAAGGACTTGTGTGTGATTCATTGATCATTTTATTACTTGCAGGATTTATATTTGCCCATTCACTGATGTTTATGTATATAGCAGAGATTTTCCTCTATTTTACAGAAAAACTATTGACGTTTTCAGAGATTTCTTCGTAACACAGATAATTACTAACCAATCAACATACCACCAGCCTGTATTATTAAGAGAAAGCATTGATGGTCTGGAAGTAAAACCGGACGGCATTTACGTTGATCTTACTTTTGGGGGAGGAGGGCATTCACAGGAAATATTAAAACGATTGAAAAGGGGACGTCTGTTTGCCTTTGATCAGGATGCAGATGCTACGAAAAATAGTGAGAAACTTTTCAAAAGCGATATTGCTGCCATTGATAATTTCTTTATATTTGTGCATGCTAACTTTAGGTACCTAAGGCGCTTTTTGAATTATCATGGCGTAGAAAAAGTCGATGGTATCTTGGCTGACCTCGGGGTTTCTTCATACCAGATTGATACCGCTGAACGTGGGTTTTCTACAAGATTTGACGGGATGCTTGACATGCGGATGGATAGATCAGGGAAAATGGGAGATGGAAGATGGAAGAGTGAAGTTACGGCAGAGAAAATTGTAAATGAATATCCTGTAGAAAGATTACATAAGATTTTTGGCATGTATGGTGAGATCAGAAATGCAAAAACATTAGCGGAAATAATAATTAAAGAAAGGCATAATAAACCCATTAAAACAACAGCAGACTTAAAAAATGCAACCAGTTCGTGCATTAGGAAAGGTAAAGAGCATAAATACTTAGCCCAGGTTTTCCAGGCGCTTCGCATAGAAGTAAATGACGAGTTAACTGCCTTAAAAGAAATGTTGGTACAAGCTCCCAGTGTGTTAAAAAAAGGGGGTAAAATTGCAATTACTTCCTACCATTCGCTGGAAGACAGGTTGGTTAAAAATTTCTTTAAAAAAGGAAAGTTTTATGGAGAGGCAGACAAAGATATTTATGGTAATGAAAATGTGCCTTTTAGCCCGATAAATAAAAAACCTATCATCCCATCTGAGGATGAAGTAAAAAATAATAACAGGGCAAGAAGTGCGAAGCTAAGGATAGCTGTGAGGTTGTAAAAGGGAGGGAAAAATTAGTTATTGGTTTATTGGTTGTTAGTTACCCCGCACATAAATTTATTAATTTGATATAAATTATTTTTTCACTTTATTATAAATTTATGTGCGGGGTTATAGTTAATCGGTTATTGGTTTTGGTTGATTGGTTTTTAGTTATAAGTTATGGCACATTTAAACAATTGACAATTATGAAAAAAAGATATTTAACCTTTTTTTTAATTCTATCTTCTTTATCGGTCTATTCACAACAATCAGCCTTAGATTATTTCAACAGCGGCTTTTTAAAATACCTGACAGGAGATAAAATGGGAGCTATAGGGGATTATGTAAAAGCAATTAAATTGAATCCGGATTATGTAATTGGACATATTGATGTCAACAAGTTAACGATGAATGTGAAGGGAGAAGATGAAAACAACCAGGATAAAAATAAGGTGAAAAAGTCAAGCCCTGATTTTGCTGAGACTTATTTTTCCAGAGGTATTGAAAAGGGGGAAGACCACAAAGGAGCAATACATGAATTTAATAAAGCTATTTCTTTAAAGCCCAATTTTACCGAGGCTTATTATTACAAGGGATATCATGAAGGTAGTACCGGGCATCACAAAAAAGCAATTGATGACTTTAGTAAGGCAATAGCTTTAAACCCTGATTTGACAGATGCTTATTATAACAGGGGAATTGCTAAAATAAAATTGAACGATCAAAAAGGCGCCATGAAAGATATTAATAAGGCTATTGCTTTAAACCCTGATTTTTCCGAGACATATTTTAAAAGAGGTATTTCTAAAGATAAATCAAAAGATAAAAGAGGAGCGATAATAGATTACAGTAGAGCCATAAAATTAAATCCTGATTTTGCTGATGCTTATTTTAACAGAGGAATTGAAAAGATTAACATGGAACGGCATGAATATTACAAGGCAGCAATATACGATTTCAACAAAGCTATTTCATTAAAACCTGATTTTCCTGAAGCTTATTATTACAGGGGAGTAGCTAAAAATAAATTGAAGGATAACAAAGGTGCAGTAGAGGATTACAGTAAAGCCATAGAGTTAAAATCTCGTTACAGTGACGCTTATTTTAACAGAGCTCATACCAAAGACAATCTACATGATTACAAAGGATCAATAAACGATTACAATGAAGTGATCAAATTTAACCCTGATATGGCTGAGGCTTATTATTACAGAGGTGTTGCTAATGGAAAAATAAAAGATAAAAAAGGAGCATTGGAAGACTATAATAAGGCAATAAAAATAAATATTGATTTTGAAAAAGCTTATTATCACAGAGGGTTGTTGAAAATGTTATCAGGTGAAAAAGAAAATGCTTGTGTGGATTGGAGAAGGGCAGGGGAGTTGGGTTACAAGCATGCCTATGTGCTTATTAAAGAATATTGTAAGTAAATATGGATAAATCAAACACATTTAAGCGGAATTCGGGGAAAAAAAGCCGAAGTATTTTTCGTCTTATTGAAATTTATTTAAGAGTGGGTATGTTTGACCAAGGGCTGCCTGTGAAATATATTCCATATCTGATATATATAATTACCATCGGAATTTTTTATATATGGAACACTCATTTTTCTGAAAAAACGATAAGGGAATTAGATAAAATAACTTCAGAAGTTGAAGATCTGAGGGCTAACTATACTACCTTAAAAGCGGATTATATGTTTAAAAGTAAGCAATCAGAAGTAGCAAAGAGAGTTGCCAGGCTGGGATTGTATGAAAGTTCTGAGCCGCCATTTAAAATTGTTGTAAAGAAAAGATAATTTATAGTGAAAATTTTTCAACAACGCTGGGGCAGGCAAAACAAAGACCTGTCTGATCATTATGCAGTGGAGGCGGTGATTGCCTGGTGATTATGAATTTTTTCTTTTAAATTCTTTACTAATGCTCAAAGAAACAGCATAACTACTCGCCAGTTGCTTATCATTATAATATTGATAAACAGGTAT
This genomic interval carries:
- a CDS encoding tetratricopeptide repeat protein, with protein sequence MCGVIVNRLLVLVDWFLVISYGTFKQLTIMKKRYLTFFLILSSLSVYSQQSALDYFNSGFLKYLTGDKMGAIGDYVKAIKLNPDYVIGHIDVNKLTMNVKGEDENNQDKNKVKKSSPDFAETYFSRGIEKGEDHKGAIHEFNKAISLKPNFTEAYYYKGYHEGSTGHHKKAIDDFSKAIALNPDLTDAYYNRGIAKIKLNDQKGAMKDINKAIALNPDFSETYFKRGISKDKSKDKRGAIIDYSRAIKLNPDFADAYFNRGIEKINMERHEYYKAAIYDFNKAISLKPDFPEAYYYRGVAKNKLKDNKGAVEDYSKAIELKSRYSDAYFNRAHTKDNLHDYKGSINDYNEVIKFNPDMAEAYYYRGVANGKIKDKKGALEDYNKAIKINIDFEKAYYHRGLLKMLSGEKENACVDWRRAGELGYKHAYVLIKEYCK
- the rsmH gene encoding 16S rRNA (cytosine(1402)-N(4))-methyltransferase RsmH, with translation MTNQSTYHQPVLLRESIDGLEVKPDGIYVDLTFGGGGHSQEILKRLKRGRLFAFDQDADATKNSEKLFKSDIAAIDNFFIFVHANFRYLRRFLNYHGVEKVDGILADLGVSSYQIDTAERGFSTRFDGMLDMRMDRSGKMGDGRWKSEVTAEKIVNEYPVERLHKIFGMYGEIRNAKTLAEIIIKERHNKPIKTTADLKNATSSCIRKGKEHKYLAQVFQALRIEVNDELTALKEMLVQAPSVLKKGGKIAITSYHSLEDRLVKNFFKKGKFYGEADKDIYGNENVPFSPINKKPIIPSEDEVKNNNRARSAKLRIAVRL